The stretch of DNA TGATCCTCTCGCGAGCTCATTTTCAAATGCATCTTTAAACAATATACCGGCATCGTAGGCATCTGTTCCTCCGTTATCAACCATCTCTGCAACGGTTCTCAGGGTGCTTTTTTCGCTATAGTTGTTAGCGGTGTCAAGCATCAGGAGTGCGTCGCTGCCAAGCTGTTCCAGTTGCATATCCGGGATATGTGCATCACCCGGTGTGTATATCGTGATAGAATCTGCGACGATGAAAGCCGCTGACAGCATTATCAGTCCTGCAACAAGTCCTTCGATTGTAAAGAGCTGACCGCAATCATCTGTGATTACCATATCATAACCTCCATTACTCCGTCTTTCAGGTATGGTTCGGTCATATAGTCCTTGTTGTAGATGTAGGGGATGTCACCAGAGATGTAATAGTGCTTCATTGACTCGTCTGGGACAAATTCGTATGTCATGTTGAATACAACTGACAGGGATGTTCCAATCTCGTCGGAAAACATGAGAGGGGGATAAATCTCGAATTTCAGCTCGTCCGCATCACTGATTTCGAACGGACCCTGCATCGTGTGCTGGATGCCGTCGATGAAAAACCGGTACGTGTCATTGTGATAAGTACTGTAAACTATAGGAACTTCCTTGTCGTCATTTATGAACCTAATCTTAGTGAGGGTAACATTGGATATATCGGAACGGTTGAGCGAGCTGCTGAAATTGTATATTGTGATAGATGCGGGTTCGCTCTGCAGCATGAGCCTGTATGCTTCATCTATGGATTTGTTCTGGATTTCGGCATAGTCGAAGATGACAGAAAATCCGGTATACACATATGGGTTAAGGGTTGTGATGGTTGTATTCGTTTTATTGAATTCGCCGGAATCTATCTTAGCATATCCGGGCTCTTTCAGTTTGACGAGGCGTCTCATATAGCCATAGCCTGAATCCGGTGCAATATTTCCCGTGGTATTGACCGGATCGTTTTCGATCTTTAATGAGATATTGTAATAATAGGGGATTTCACCGAAGAGAACCTTTGAGTGATAATCGTCGTTGTCGAGGACCAGATTCTCATTTTCATTGAAGAAAGCTTTCGTTTTTTCTTTCGAGAGTATATTGGGCGAAGTGGATGATACGGCAAGGCCGAGGCGGTCGATATCGTCTTTATGGTATGTATCCATGAACTCCCATGAGTCATCATCTGCAGGCCAGCCAGGATCTTCACAGAGAATGACGGAAGTCCTGTATGCAACTGCATCGTAATCTATCTGGGCGCTGTCTAGTCCTGCAAAGATTCCGGGGATCATTGTAAGAATCATTATCAGGGCGAGCAGGAATATTGAAAAACCTATCAGGAAATCAACTGATAAAATTCCATTCTCCCTAAATGTTCTCATTTTCAGGTCAGATCATCTCCCCGCTGTCCGCTTTGAATTTCAATTCCGCAATATTATTCGTGTTTTGAATGGAGATGGTATAAATCCCGTCTTTAAGGGAGAGATCGGAGTACGAAGCGTTTGCAGGTTCCAGAGTTTTCCTGATGATTTCGCTGTTTTGCTTATAAAGGTCTTCAGGTAAGGTAATGTTTTCAAGATCGATTGTTTCTTCGGAAAGGGTCCCTGGCCATTCCTGCTGATTCCATTCGCCTGAATTGTATACTAAAAGGATGCTTTTTCCGTCTTTTCCTGCACCGATCATCCAGGAATCTGCAAGACCGTTTACGTCGACAAATCTCCCGAGGATCTGATGGTATGTAACGTTATTTAAATCAAGAATGCCTTCCGAATCGAGAAGATAGAGCTTATTGACGGCAGTTTCAAATGATCTCTGGTTTAAGCCGGGCACGCTTTCTGTGTTCTGCCCGGCAGTCGTTATATCTGTTGATGAATCAGTTTGTTCCTGTTCGGGCGACTGCGAAAAAAAACCGGACTCCTTCAGGTAATTCCCGGGATCTATGCCATTAATGAATACATATCCGCAGATGGCTGCCAGAATAAGAATAATTGCAATTATTAGAATCAGCCTGTTTTTTTTAACCACCATCAACCACCCCAAAAAGATCTATAAAAAGAGTATCTGGAAGGGTTAATAAAACCGTTACTAACTGATTTTATATGTGGAAGATATTGTAGTATTTATGCTGAAAAGGAAATTATTTTGAAAAAAATGATGATTTAATCAAGAGTGTGCAACGTAAGGCCTGAGAGAAGCTTTGGTTCGAACCATGTGGATTTGGGTGGCATGATGTTTCCTTCGTCGGCGATTTTAAGGACAGTTTCCACCTTTACCGGCTGCATCGAGAGAGCGACTGCGAATTCCCCGCTGTTTACACGCATTTCAAGATCGGAAAGTGGCCTTGCGCCGCCGAGATACTGCAGCCTCGGATCTCCCCTGGGATCGTTTATCCCAAGCATATCCTCCATGACCTTCTTCTGGAGAACGGAAACATCGAGTGATCCTATGGTGTCTCCAGGATTTTCTAAAGGACAGGTTATCTCATACCATTCGCCTTTGAGGTACATGTGAAAGACATGGCGCGGTATGCCGGATTCTTTTAACGGAGGTATCCTGAATACTGTATCGTCGATCTCACCGTATTTTTTAATCTCGAATTTTTCCCCGAGCGCCTTCATAAAGGACTCGGGAGTATATTTCCCGAGATCCGTAACCAGCCTTGAGTAGCCGTGGATCTTTACCCTGTTTTCGGAAAAGATTACTGCCATGAATCTTTCAGACTCATCAGTGGATGTCCTGTTCTCCCGGCGCTTTAATGCGACATTTACAGACGATTTTGCCCTGTGGTGCCCGTCGGCGATATATAATGAGTCAATACCTTCGAACATCCGGATGATCTTTTTGATCTTTGCGTCGTCAGAGATCCTGAATACCTCGTGGACTATTCCCGAATCCATTTTTACTATGGAGTCGGGCTGTTCTTCAGGAATAAGCGATTCAATGTAATGAAAAACATCGCCAGGGTCCCTGTACAGGAGAACGACAAGTCCCGTGTTTGTATTTGTCACATCTATATGCGTGGTCCTGTCGATCTCCTTGTCGTAGCGTGTCAGTTCGTGCTTTTTTATCTTGTTTTCTATATAATCATCGACCGATACATTAGCAACGAATCCCGTGTATATGTTCCCGCCCTGTTTAACCCTGTACAGGTATATTCCGGGTTTGTCGTCCCTTACCAAAAGGCGGTTCTTAATCATATGTTCGAGGTTTTTCTTAGCCTCTGCATAAACTTCCTCCGATTCGGCGGGAAGATCGGGGAGAACGGCATCCGAACGGATTACCTTCATGAAGGAGTCGGGATGTTTGTCTATCCATTCCATTGCCTCTTCCCTGCTGATGACGTCGTAGGGGACACAGGCAATTTCTCCGGCATCCTTTGCAGCTGGCCTGATTGCGGGGAAACTGAATATTTTGACCATATTTTTTAATCCTCTTTTAGGAGTATTCCTAATTATTATATTGTTAAATCTAATATGACTATCCGACCAATAATATGTATTAATATGGTATGCCGGATTTGGCATTTGCTGTAAACGATGCAATATGAATAATGTTGAAATAACCCGTGCCGGACTTCCGGATATCTCTCGGATAGTCGAGATCGAGAATAACCTGTTTCCCGATCCCTGGAACGAACAGGCGTTCAGAGATGTGCTGTTTTACTACTCCAACACTTTTTTTACACTGAAGAGCGATGGAGATATTGTCGGGTTCATTACCGCCGGGATCGAGGATACATCTGAGGTGCTATACGGCCACATCATGAACCTCGCCGTCGTCCCGGAATACAGGAAGATGGGTCTGGGGGGCCGTCTCATGCAGAGGATGGAGTATGAGTTTATCGTGAGCGGTGCAGAGGGCTCGCAGCTTGAGGTTCGAGTCTCTAACGGGGACGCAATCAGCTTCTACAAAAAGCTTGGGTACTCTCAGGTGATGGTTATCGGGGGATATTATAACAACGGCGAGGACGCCGTTCTTATGATGAAGTGGTTTTAAGTTATGGATTATGGGGTGATGCCAGTTTTTTGGTTATCCCCATTTTAATCTAAGATACTCCTGAAAGGACTCGTCCAGGGCCTCCTTCAAAAGACCGTAAAGTAGCTGGTCATAATAATCCCCGTGTGCATGCCAGTACTTCTTCCTCCTGCCTTCGAATTCGAAACCGCATCTCTCCATGATCTTCCGTGAGGCTGTGTTTCCTTCAGCCGTATCCCCGTTCAGGCGGTAGGCGTCAGTGAATGTGAATGCATAGTATACAAGGAACTCACAAGCCTCTGTTCCAAATCCCTTCCCATGATATTTATCGTCGATCTGGTAACCGATGAGATATGAACCCGGGGAAAATTCAACCGGAAGGATAGCGCACTGGCCGGCGAATTCCCTGTTTTTCTTTGAACTTATTGTAAAAACCGGGGATTCGGGTATTCTTCCTTCATAAAGGGCGGCTGAAACCGATTCGATTAGCGGAGTAAAATATGCAGTCGTTGCTTCAGGGGTGTTAGGTCCGAAGAAGAGCCATCTGCAGACTGTTTCCTTTGCAAGCATTTTGCATATGTCCTCGAGATCTTCAGGGCGGACATAGGAAACAGCGATTTTTTCTCCTGACCAGTTTGTTTTCATGTTATCAACAACGGGGAAATAGGAATCAGGTGCTTAAGTTTAAAAAAATTATTTTTTATTCTTCTTTTTCTCAGGAACTGCTACGAAGTTTTCAAACTTTTTCCTGAATACTATCAGAAGTATTATCGATATTACTCCAATAATCGACAAGATTAAGCCTGTTGTGAATGATGCCGGCTGGAATTTGAAAGTAACTTTTCCTGTGTCGGATTTTATCTCCGCTCCTACCATATTTCCGACAGATGCCGCCGCCTCTCCGTTGACCTTCCATCCGTCGTAATATGCAGTTTTCAAAACAGCGATATCTCCTGTTTCAAAGTCGCCTGTGGCAATGACTTCATCTGGAGTGAATTCTTCGATCTCAACAGGGATTAATTCCTCAGATCTCAAAATAAACACGTTTGGGAGAATATTTTCCGGAACGGTTATCGGTACCCCTTTGACCATTGTGGTATAATTTGTTATTGATAGTTCTCCTGAACTGGCGTACTGCGTGTCGACGATATAGTCTGCAGTGGAATATTGCTTATCGCCGATTGTATAGAATACTGGTAGCATCGTATCAAGATAATAAGCCCAATAGGCGCTCATTGAATGAATGCCGTTATTCATGAAGTGATATGTGTAGTCCATATTCTGATAGGCCCATCCGCTTGTATATGCCCATTTCTGGATATTATCTGTTGGCAGATTTTGGAACTCATCAATCACGTCTATTGCAGCACTTGTATCTAATTCAGGGTTGGACGGCACTATAAATGTAAGGCCTGCCATGCAACAGATAATTATGTTGACTCCTACGAGAACAGGGACGATTCTGCTCTTTTTGTCAGTCAATTTATCTTTAATCCCATAGATTATGAGAGCAAGCACTACTATAGCAACAACCGCAGTTTTGGCAATTACAAGGGGAGTAATCGTGAAATCTATTATTATGAAAATTATATTGATCAAAAGTGCAGCTGAAAAAATATAAATCAATGTGTCTTTTGTGATCTTTTCAGAATACAGGAGAGCAATGAAACCGAAAACCATAACTATTGCGACAACTGCCTCTAATGTGGGAATCTCCTCATATGGAAGCTCGATGACCTTCAGGACAATCAGTATCAGGGTGCCATATAACAGTGATTTCTTCTGTTCTGTGTCCAGTTTAAATGAATTATTTTCTTTTAGTTTTTGACAGACGATGATCAGACCGTATAAACTCAGGAATATCAATAACGGCATCAGTGAGCAGAAAACTCTTCCCGGACACCTGAAGGAAGATAATATTGGAAGCAGATGTATAAATGACAGGATCACCTTCCCGCCGTCTGCGTAGATTAATGCAAATAATATTGCACAGAAAGATGGAATTGTAATAATTCTTTTCCCATATACAAGGGCGATTATTATCAGGAATACAGAAACAGCCCCGATTAATACCGTACTTTCCTGAATGCCGTATTGAAGGCCGGTGTATGCATATCCTTTGTTAATCGGAGTACCAAAGATAAATGATGCAAGATTGCTTTCAAGGGACCCGCCTCCTCCTAAAGGATCTACCGTTCCATCAACCCGTAGAAGTTTATCAGATATCGATATCATCGGGATGCTTTTTATTGCCGTCAGCAGGAGAAAAATAACGGTCGATATCGCAAGGATTATTATGGCTTTTATATCGGTTTTTTTGGTAATGATAAAATACAATGCGAATATTCCCATTAAAATGAAAGATAGAGCAAATAAATAGACTACCCCTGTAAAAAAGAAAAGTGCTGATGTCAGGGAAAAAATAAGAACATTTGTCACTGTATATTCAGATTTATAGATTATTTTTGCAAATGAGTAGTAGAGAAGCGGTATCCATGCAAGAGAAAAAACGATTATTTCATGGCCTACATACACTCTTGAAAGCATAAGAGCTGAAAAGATGTATAATAATGAAAAGGCCATTTTTAGGTTCTTCTTCTCAGTTATCAGACCTAAAAGGAGGTATGTAGTTATAAATGCAACAATCAGGTGCAGGATGGTTGAATAATTAATCTGGGCATATATATCCTGAGTTATGTTTAAGAGAGGTATTATCAGAGGATAATAAAAGTCCGAACCCGGGCTTGCAAATTCAGGAAATCCTGTAATCCAAAGATTATCCCAGAGAGTAAACCCGGATTTTGTGTATATCATCCATTCCAGAGTACTATGCAGGGTGTCGTGATAATCTCCGCAAAACGCTCCATTAGTAGTCAAAACATCAATAAATGCAACAAATACCAGGAAAACAGGCAACAGGATTACAGCCCAACCTCCAGATCGCATTTTTTGAATAAATCCGTTTAACTGATCACTCATTTTAAAAACCTACTCATATTGAGATCTAATGTTCGATTTTTGATTGTTTCGTTTTATCTTTAATCAGACATTATTATTTTTATTTCATGTACTGACTTGCTGGTGGAAGGAATCCATATCAATCCTTTCTGAAATCTTAGATGTCGGAAAAAAGTGTATTGCTGGATCCAGAATTTATTTACAATTAAATTCGGGCAGTCCTAAGACCTGTTGTAAAAGGAGATAAGATATTCTTTTATTTTAATTACCTTCCCAGCTGCTTGTGAGCCCTTGCAAGGTGTCCTGCACCGAGAGCACCTATGAGTGAAAGTTCCCCTGCGAGAACAGCAGCAGCGATTATCTCCGCAAACTTCCTCGAATTTGCGCCTGAAGTCTCCCCCCCGCCTGCACACCCGAGAAGATTGAGAGCTTCTCTCTGGGTATCTAATCCGGTCCCGCCGCCGACAGTTCCAACCTGGAGTGAAGGAAGTGTCACTGAAACATACACTCCGCCTTCCGCCTGTTCTACGGTCGTTATTGTGTTCGAACCCTCGACGACATGGGCGGGATCCTGCCCGCATGCAAGAAAGACTGCCGCGATGACATTTGCCGCATGGGAGTTGAAGCCGAGCGAGACGGCCCTTGCAGATCCGACAAGGTTCTTCTTCATGTTGACCTCTGCCATTGTCTTCGAGTCGGTCTTGAACGTGGACTTGATCAGGTCATCGGGAAGGAAGACTCCTGCAACAACGGTTTTTCCCCTTCCTAGTATGACATTTATTGCCGAAGGCTTCTTGTCAGTACACATATTTCCTGAAAGAGCAACGAGCACAACCCCTGTCTCCTCCTGTATCTTCGCCGCCACCTTCTCGCTTGCGATTGTGACCATGTTCATGCCCATCGCATCTCCTGTAAAGAACTCGATCCTGGCGTGTAAGTTTGTCCCTGTCACAAAGCAGCGGATATCCAGGAGTTTTCCATGCGAGGTGGTTGTTTCGGCAATCTCTTTTAAGAGAGTGATATTCTCTTCGATCCACCGTGCTGCTTCTGTGGCCTGAACAACGTTCTTTGCGGCGAAAACCGGTGCTCTTGTCATACCGTCACGCTGTATCCTGACATCCGCTCCTCCGGCAAGCGTTATCGCCTTGCAACCCCTGTTTATCGATGCGACAAGCGCTCCTTCGGTCGTTGCAAGCGGAATATAAAATTCATCGTCCGCGTACTCCCCGTTGACCTTCAGTTTTCCTGCAATGCCGACCGGAACCTGCACTGCGCCTATCATATTCTCGCAGTTCTTTTCGGCGGCCCTGTCAATATTTATCGTGAAATCACCGATTTTATCGAGTTTCTTCCCGGTCTCCATCTCTATAAAGGCCCTCCTCACCGCTACTGCGTCTTTCGGGGGCATCTCTTTCTCGAGCGAATGGAGCTTCAGCCTTCCTTCTTTCAGTCCAGAGAGATAATCATTCATATTGATTACTTATTGGTGAGGAGTATACATATTATAATGGTCTTATGGCAAGGGAAAGCCGCTGTATAAAAGTTTTAAAAAAGGAAGGAGAGAGGACGAGGAGAAAGCTCGCTGAAGATGGGTTTCTCGACAATTCCCTGAAACCGTTCTCGGACGAGGGCTTCCTCTATATTCCTGTCACCGGGGAGATCCCGGGGGCAGTGTCAGAAATATTCGAAGAAAGGGATGCCTCCGAGCCTCTCCCACGGCACGAGCTTATCGGCGGAATCGCAATCATGCAGGACTGCGACAGGGGTGAGGCACGGCGTCTCCTTGATTCACGCCCGGTAATACATACGGTGCTGCATTCTGAAGGGCCTGTTACCGGGGAGTACCGGACGAAGGATTACATTTTTCTTGCCGGGAAAGAGACCACAAAAGCAGATTATACAGAATATGGGCAGAGGTTCCTGATAGATCTCTCGGCCGCATATTTTTCCGCCCGCCTTGCAAACGAAAGGCAGAGGATTGCCGCGATGATGAAAGATGGTGAAAGGCTTTTGGACATGTTTGCGGGTGTCGGGCCGTTTGCGATAACACTTTCAGGCAAATGTTCGGTGGTATATGCAAACGACATCAACCCTGCCGCGGTGAGTCTTCTTGCAGATAACATCAGGCTCAACAAAAAGAAGAACATTCTTCCTGTGCTTGCCGATGCACGTCGTTTGGGGAGCATTTTCCCACCGGAAAATTTTGACCGGATAATTATGAATCTCCCTATGAAATCTTCCGAATTCCTTGATACCGCTTTCAGGCTCTGTAAATCAGGAGGGATGATCCATTTCTATACACTTCAGTCGCAGCCGGGGGAGATGGAAGAGGAGCTGGAAAAATATGAATGCGAAAAGATTTCGGAGAAGGTTGTCCGCTCGTACTCCCCGTCCCAACATCACGCGGTTTATGACATTAGGGTAATCTAAGCGTATTCTGAATTCGTAAATACATTATACCATAACCGAGAAAGTACCCCTAATGGTGATCCCAAATGGCAGATTTTGATCTTTCAGCAACGGGTCTGGATGCTTCAACGCTTGAGAGCAATTTTGAAACATTGTCTACAATAACTATAGAGGAGATCATCTTTGCTTTGATCGTCCTGGTTGTAGGATATGTTGTAGTAAAGATAATAATAAACAGGATCGAGCACTATTTCTCAAAAAGTACAAAGATGCCCAAATTGATGGCCATCAATATTGTTAAGGCCATTAAGCTTTTCTTATATATCATTGTCATCCTTTGCGCACTCCAGGCCTTGGGAATTGAAGTAAGTGTATTTATTATCAGTATTTTCGCTTTCATCTCCATAATAATGAGTTTCGGAATGAAGGACACGATAAACAACCTTGCATCTGGTGTCTGGATCGCTGCATCAAGGGCGTATGATATCGACGATGAAGTTGAGTTGTCGGGAAAGCACGGCACCGTTATGGACATGAACGTAATGGCTACGGAGATCAAACAGCTCGACAATACAAGAATTATAATCCCCAACGGCACTGTGTGGAACAGTCCCATAATCAACGTGACCCGGATGGACAGAAGAATGATCGCCGTGGAGTACGGTGTTGCTTATAATACTGTGATACAGGATGCTATCGATGTCGCCCTTAAGGTTGCGGACGAGCACCCGAAGCTCCACAAAGAACCGAAACCCATCGTCCGCTTCAGGGAGATGGCGGATTCAGCTGTTGTCCTTCAGCTCAGGGTGTGGGTTGATACCGATGACTACTACCAGGCCAAATCCGACGTTTTGACCGGCATATACAATGGACTTAACAAGGCAGGCATCGGAATTCCGTTCCCGCAGGTTGATGTCCATATGAAGGACGATTAATCTTTTTTTTGATCGTTTATTATTTAGAAATATTTTAGGAAATCAAGCCTTGGTAATTTCTCAGTATTGATGTTCTTTTTGTCTGGCTTTTGTGAATGGGGCATAAGCCCCTTCGGAGCAGCTCTGTGCTCAGTCCGCTTCGCGAACTTTCGCAACGATGATAACCCGGCCTGGACGCTACCCTTCCGGGTAGCCTCGGCCGGGAGAAAACTCGGTTTTAGGAGTATCATCTGTTTCTTGGAGCAATAGGGGATGCTCGCCCATCCCCTATTGCGATCTATCACAATCAGGGGGAGGGTTATAGGGAGGGGGATGTTCCCCCTCCCTGAATCTAGTCTTGTTGAAATTCTCAGGAGTTTAAAACAAGAATCTGCCAGTTCAGGAAGGCGGCAAAAGTCACCCAGATGAGGTATGGCACCAAAAGGTATGATGCGTTTTTATCGATCCTGTAAGAGGTGACGATCGTCAGGAGAATGAAAATCCAGAGTGCTATTATGCATGAAAATCCTGCAAGAGGATTTTCAAGTCCGAAGAAGAGATACGACCAGCTGAAGTTCAATACAAGCTGAATAAAGAAGAAAAAGACCGCGATTCTTACTTCCTTTAATTTCAGGTCTTTGTTGAGAAGGAGATACAGCGATATGCCCATTAGGATATACAGGCATGTCCATACGATTCCGAAAACAAATCCCGGCGGTGTCAGGTCCGGTTTAATCAGTTCTTCCGCGTACCAGGTTCCAGGTCCGGTTTTGGTAAAAATAGATCCGAGCCCGCCTGCTATCAGGCAGACAAGGACGGACCCTGCAAGCAGGCTGCCCTTTTTTATTCTTTCATCGTTCGGATTTGGTATTGCTGAATGATCTTCCATATCGCCCTCTCTCCTAGGAGGGGATATGCTATGTTCGGATATTTTATTTTACCGGGACGAATTTCGTCCCGTAGACTATCATGCCCGAGTCGCCGTCTGCAACAATCTTCCTGAACGTTGCCCGGACCGGCATCCCGATCTCCATATCCTCGATGTCGCACACGACCGGGGCTGTCATCCTGGTACCTTCCTCAAGCTCGATTATTGCGATTGGGTATGGTGTTTCGTAATCGTAGGGCGCACTTGCAGTCCTGATGATCGAAAAGGTTACAACCTTCCCCGTGCCCTTGAACTTGTGCTCCACCATCTTTCCGTCTCTCCTGCACTGAGGACAGACAGTCCGGGGCGGGTAGTAGTAAGTGCCGCATGTCTCGCATTTCGATCCGATGAGATTATATCTCTGCGGCTGTTTTCTCCAGAAACGTGGGACCGACATTAGTTTACCCTCCTGAATATGTTTGTAACGACCGTAGCACCAGTTCCGCCTACGTTGTGTGTCATTCCGATCTCGGCTCCTTCAACCTGCCTTCCTGTGGCTTCCCCGCGAAGTTGTTCGACGACTTCGCAGACCTGCTTGATTCCTGTTGCACCCACCGGGTGTCCGCATGCCTTCAGGCCGCCGCTCGGGTTTATCGGAAGTCTTCCGCCGAGTGCCGTTTCGCCTTCTTCGGTCATGATTCCCGCCTTTCCTTTCTCGCAGAAGCCGAGGTCTTCGATTGCGCAGAGTTCCGCTATCGTAAAGCAGTCATGAACCTCTACGAGATCGATATCCTTTCTTTCGAGTTTTGCCATCTCAAAGGCACGGTTTCCTGCTGCGACCGTTGCGTCGAGTGTGCTTATGTCGCGGCGGTCGTGGAGTGCGATCGTGTCCGTAGCCTGTGTCGATGCAAGCACCTTGACGGGCGAATCGGTGAACTCCTTTGCTCTTTCAAGCGGACAGAGGATAACCGCTGCCGCACCGTCGGTGACCGGCGAGCAGTCCATAAGGCGGATAGGATCTGCTACAAGCGTCGAGTTCAGAACCGTATCGATAGTGATCTCTTTTCTGAACTGTGCGATGGGATTCCTTGCACCGTTGTAGTGGTTCTTTACGGCGACCTGTGCGAGCTGTTCGCGTGTCAGGCCGTAGCGGTGCATGTAGTCCCTCGCGATCATTGCGTAGAGCGACGGGAACGTAACCCCGT from Methanolacinia petrolearia DSM 11571 encodes:
- a CDS encoding thiolase domain-containing protein, which produces MREVAVIGVGLTTFGEKWDSSFRQMCVEAGIKSLEDANVDGNQIDEMFVGNMSGGRFILQEHISALIADAVGLASTRHIPATRTEAACASGGLAFRQAYTSVASGMSDIVIAAGVEKMTDVDGGVTTDALAGAADREWEGIYGVTFPSLYAMIARDYMHRYGLTREQLAQVAVKNHYNGARNPIAQFRKEITIDTVLNSTLVADPIRLMDCSPVTDGAAAVILCPLERAKEFTDSPVKVLASTQATDTIALHDRRDISTLDATVAAGNRAFEMAKLERKDIDLVEVHDCFTIAELCAIEDLGFCEKGKAGIMTEEGETALGGRLPINPSGGLKACGHPVGATGIKQVCEVVEQLRGEATGRQVEGAEIGMTHNVGGTGATVVTNIFRRVN
- a CDS encoding class I SAM-dependent methyltransferase, encoding MARESRCIKVLKKEGERTRRKLAEDGFLDNSLKPFSDEGFLYIPVTGEIPGAVSEIFEERDASEPLPRHELIGGIAIMQDCDRGEARRLLDSRPVIHTVLHSEGPVTGEYRTKDYIFLAGKETTKADYTEYGQRFLIDLSAAYFSARLANERQRIAAMMKDGERLLDMFAGVGPFAITLSGKCSVVYANDINPAAVSLLADNIRLNKKKNILPVLADARRLGSIFPPENFDRIIMNLPMKSSEFLDTAFRLCKSGGMIHFYTLQSQPGEMEEELEKYECEKISEKVVRSYSPSQHHAVYDIRVI
- the rimI gene encoding ribosomal protein S18-alanine N-acetyltransferase, translating into MNNVEITRAGLPDISRIVEIENNLFPDPWNEQAFRDVLFYYSNTFFTLKSDGDIVGFITAGIEDTSEVLYGHIMNLAVVPEYRKMGLGGRLMQRMEYEFIVSGAEGSQLEVRVSNGDAISFYKKLGYSQVMVIGGYYNNGEDAVLMMKWF
- a CDS encoding Zn-ribbon domain-containing OB-fold protein, which translates into the protein MSVPRFWRKQPQRYNLIGSKCETCGTYYYPPRTVCPQCRRDGKMVEHKFKGTGKVVTFSIIRTASAPYDYETPYPIAIIELEEGTRMTAPVVCDIEDMEIGMPVRATFRKIVADGDSGMIVYGTKFVPVK
- a CDS encoding DUF7287 family protein encodes the protein MRTFRENGILSVDFLIGFSIFLLALIMILTMIPGIFAGLDSAQIDYDAVAYRTSVILCEDPGWPADDDSWEFMDTYHKDDIDRLGLAVSSTSPNILSKEKTKAFFNENENLVLDNDDYHSKVLFGEIPYYYNISLKIENDPVNTTGNIAPDSGYGYMRRLVKLKEPGYAKIDSGEFNKTNTTITTLNPYVYTGFSVIFDYAEIQNKSIDEAYRLMLQSEPASITIYNFSSSLNRSDISNVTLTKIRFINDDKEVPIVYSTYHNDTYRFFIDGIQHTMQGPFEISDADELKFEIYPPLMFSDEIGTSLSVVFNMTYEFVPDESMKHYYISGDIPYIYNKDYMTEPYLKDGVMEVMIW
- a CDS encoding TspO/MBR family protein; this translates as MEDHSAIPNPNDERIKKGSLLAGSVLVCLIAGGLGSIFTKTGPGTWYAEELIKPDLTPPGFVFGIVWTCLYILMGISLYLLLNKDLKLKEVRIAVFFFFIQLVLNFSWSYLFFGLENPLAGFSCIIALWIFILLTIVTSYRIDKNASYLLVPYLIWVTFAAFLNWQILVLNS
- a CDS encoding DUF1015 domain-containing protein: MVKIFSFPAIRPAAKDAGEIACVPYDVISREEAMEWIDKHPDSFMKVIRSDAVLPDLPAESEEVYAEAKKNLEHMIKNRLLVRDDKPGIYLYRVKQGGNIYTGFVANVSVDDYIENKIKKHELTRYDKEIDRTTHIDVTNTNTGLVVLLYRDPGDVFHYIESLIPEEQPDSIVKMDSGIVHEVFRISDDAKIKKIIRMFEGIDSLYIADGHHRAKSSVNVALKRRENRTSTDESERFMAVIFSENRVKIHGYSRLVTDLGKYTPESFMKALGEKFEIKKYGEIDDTVFRIPPLKESGIPRHVFHMYLKGEWYEITCPLENPGDTIGSLDVSVLQKKVMEDMLGINDPRGDPRLQYLGGARPLSDLEMRVNSGEFAVALSMQPVKVETVLKIADEGNIMPPKSTWFEPKLLSGLTLHTLD
- a CDS encoding GNAT family N-acetyltransferase, with protein sequence MKTNWSGEKIAVSYVRPEDLEDICKMLAKETVCRWLFFGPNTPEATTAYFTPLIESVSAALYEGRIPESPVFTISSKKNREFAGQCAILPVEFSPGSYLIGYQIDDKYHGKGFGTEACEFLVYYAFTFTDAYRLNGDTAEGNTASRKIMERCGFEFEGRRKKYWHAHGDYYDQLLYGLLKEALDESFQEYLRLKWG
- a CDS encoding DUF7288 family protein, giving the protein MVITDDCGQLFTIEGLVAGLIMLSAAFIVADSITIYTPGDAHIPDMQLEQLGSDALLMLDTANNYSEKSTLRTVAEMVDNGGTDAYDAGILFKDAFENELARGSGTSEIVDSIRYNATVYYRDIGSNSVMSYALGDSGTGESQPIGSEVSRQPEISTGRLIMVEDSSGLDRIYRVEVRLWRE
- the hmgA gene encoding hydroxymethylglutaryl-CoA reductase (NADPH), which encodes MNDYLSGLKEGRLKLHSLEKEMPPKDAVAVRRAFIEMETGKKLDKIGDFTINIDRAAEKNCENMIGAVQVPVGIAGKLKVNGEYADDEFYIPLATTEGALVASINRGCKAITLAGGADVRIQRDGMTRAPVFAAKNVVQATEAARWIEENITLLKEIAETTTSHGKLLDIRCFVTGTNLHARIEFFTGDAMGMNMVTIASEKVAAKIQEETGVVLVALSGNMCTDKKPSAINVILGRGKTVVAGVFLPDDLIKSTFKTDSKTMAEVNMKKNLVGSARAVSLGFNSHAANVIAAVFLACGQDPAHVVEGSNTITTVEQAEGGVYVSVTLPSLQVGTVGGGTGLDTQREALNLLGCAGGGETSGANSRKFAEIIAAAVLAGELSLIGALGAGHLARAHKQLGR
- a CDS encoding mechanosensitive ion channel family protein — encoded protein: MADFDLSATGLDASTLESNFETLSTITIEEIIFALIVLVVGYVVVKIIINRIEHYFSKSTKMPKLMAINIVKAIKLFLYIIVILCALQALGIEVSVFIISIFAFISIIMSFGMKDTINNLASGVWIAASRAYDIDDEVELSGKHGTVMDMNVMATEIKQLDNTRIIIPNGTVWNSPIINVTRMDRRMIAVEYGVAYNTVIQDAIDVALKVADEHPKLHKEPKPIVRFREMADSAVVLQLRVWVDTDDYYQAKSDVLTGIYNGLNKAGIGIPFPQVDVHMKDD